A region of the Armatimonadota bacterium genome:
GGACCGGGGTGCAGGCTAGGAAGCCTGCGCTCCGTCGAGGTTGCATTCGGAAGGTCAATGTACGAAACGTCAATGTAGGGAAGCGTGAATCCTCGAATGTCACGAAGGGACCCTGAGTTCAAAGCTGCAGACCTACCTTGGCGCAGAAGCCTTGAGCAAAGGCCTGCTCTCATCATCGTCCCACACCCAGGCACGTGATTTGTGATGACGCTAACGGCGTTTGCGGGATGTCGAATGTGGCCGGAGCGTCATCCGACATCCGACATCCACACCTACGGTCTGCACCTCAGATCCATTCGCAGCAGCTTCAGCCTGAGGCTCTCGAGGTGAACTCAAGGGCCTGTTTCAAGTGGTAGCCGTCATGGCCGGCGATCATCGCGACCTGCTGCAGGAAGTCCACGTCCCCGACGAATTCTCTGTGCGCGGGCCGATGCCACACGGCGTCCGGCATCTTGCGGATCACCTCGATGAGCTCCGACCTCTCGCTGCGATAGCGCGCCAAGGAATCCATTGGGTCAAGGCCGGAGTAGTTCCGTTCGGCGCAGAGTTGCCCCTCATCCACGCTCGCCAGGAAGGGGTTCTCCTCGGCCGCAATCCTTGTGATCCGCTCCATCCAGATCGGCTCCCAATCGGCCAGATGCGCCGCCATCTCGCGCAAGGTGAAGCGGTCCGTGTCAGGACGGGCATCCCAATCCGTTTCGGCGTCCAGAACCCGCACGATGGCGGCAGGCGCGCCTTCGAGCGCGTGAAGGAGGTAGGTACGAACGGCTTCGGAGACCATGGCGCCAGGATACCGATTGGGGAGCGCACATGATCGGAGCCGAGGGGCCATGAGGCCGATATGGGACTTAGTTCCCAGGCCGGAACCGTTCGATCGGGCGGCCCGTAGTTCCTGCGACTCCTTGGCCCGACCGGGGAGCGCAGGGAGTCCTTTCATTGATTCGATCCGCTCGTGCCACCTTCGTCCTTCTGGCTTCCTTTGCCGCCCTAATGGCCGGCGCGGCAGAGAGCAAACGCCCAATTGCCGGAGTCAAGCTGACGTCGCCTCCCACCATCGATGGCGACCTTGCCGACGCGGCTTGGCAGTCTGCCTCAAAAGCCTCGGGGTTTACCGACCTGCAGAACGGCAACCCCGTGTTCGACCAGACCGAGGCGTGGATCGGCTACGACGATCAGTTCATCTATGTGGCCTTTCGTTGTAACGATTCGAAGCCTGAAGGCATCGTGGCTCGGGAAACGGTCCGCGACTCGAAGTACAGCGGCGACCGCAACCAGAACCCAAATCGGGAAGACAACGTCCAGATCAACTTCGACCCGTTCCTCACGTTTCAGGACGACGACGTAAGCCGGTTCTCGGTGAACGCGATCGGGACCCGCTCCGCATCCATCGCGGGAGGCCGCGCGGCGAAAGCCGAATGGAAAGGAGACTGGGACGCCGCCGTGAAGCGCGACGATAGGGGGTGGACCTGCGAAATCCGAATCCCCTGGGCCAGCCTCAACTATCCATCTTCGGCGAGACCCGTCACGATGGGGATTAACTTCCAGCGGTTTCAGGACCGGACAAAGACGCTCTCGATTTGGAGCAATACAACCAGCCAAGACTTTACGAATCTCGAAGGGCTTTGGACAGGCGTCGAGCCCCCACAGACCGGATTTCGCCGAACGCTTTCGCTTCTGCCCTACGTCCTCGGCGGCGACATCAAGGGCGAGCTTAGCGGCAAGGCCGGACTCGACATGCGCTATACCCTGACGCCCCAACTTACGGCGGTCGGAAGCATCAACCCGGATTTCTCGACCATCCAGGGCGCGATCCAAAGCATCGCCTTCTCGCACTCCGAGAGATTCGTGCCCGACCAGCGGCCTTTCTTCACGGAGGGAGGCGGCAACTTCTACGCCCAAACGAATATCAATGATATTGGTGCCTTTTTCTACTCTAACAGGATCAAAACGTTCGACGTCGGCGCGAAGCTCTATGGCAAGCTCTCGGCGAAGGACACGCTCGGCGTCTTGAACACATACAGCTACGACGGGAGAAACGACTTGGTCGCCCGATACACCACGGCCTATAACGAGACGGACAGCGGCGGTGGAATGCTCGTTCACACAAACGCGGGCGGCATCGAAAACACGAACCTGGTGATCGACCAGCACTTCCGCAAGGGCAAGATGTTTTTGGAGGGCGTCGGCGCACATAGCTCCGGCCAGGGCGCTGGAGGCGGGGCGCAAGTGGTGAACGCCTACTACGCGGACAAATACTTCCTGAGCTGCATCCAATACAGCGGCGTTTCGAACAACTTCCTCACCCCGATCGGCTTCGTTCCGTTCAAGGGCTACCACGGCATGACGGCGATCGAATACTGGGGCAGCGAGTGGCGGGAGGGCCGATTCCGCAGTTCGAACGTGACCCTGGTGGGGCTCGACTGGAAGCAGAACGATGGCGCACCCTTCTTCAAGGGGCATCAAGGAGAGTACAACCTCGACACGCGCGATGATTGGCGTTTCAAGCTCAAATGGGCGTCGTTCGACTTCCTGGGCGAGAAGGACAATGTCTTTGGCTTTGGGGTTACGAAGGGCGTCACGAACCGCTTCGCCAAGATCGGTTTCCAGGTCGACACCGGCAAGCTTGGGAGCGCAAAGACGACAGCCTTCTCCCCGTTTTTCAGCCTGAGGGTCTTCAAGAAGCTGGACGTCCTGTATTCAGGCCTGATCCAGAACAGGGAGGGGGTCGACCAGCAGCACATCCTTACCGTCAACTACGAGATATCCCCCATCAAGTCCTTCGGCGGCAGGCTGGTGACGCACAACGGGGACACCAACGCTTACCTCTTCTTCCGGCGCTCTGGTGAGAAGGGAACCGACTTCTATTTGGTCCTGGGAGACCCGAACGCGAAGAAGACGGTTAGCAGCATCCAGATCAAGATGGTTTTCGCGTACCAGTCCTAAGGGCTCAAGCCTCTCGCTCGGGGGGAGCGGCGCTCGAAAGCGCCAAAGCCTTGCCGTTGGGCAAGAACACAGACGCGCCGACCTTGGATTTCAGCACCTCGATGGCCTTCTTGAGCTGGGGATCGGTCTTGAGGTCTCCGATCGTGCCTTCCGCCTGCGGTGGCCAGTCAGCTTTGATGTCCGGCTGGATGCCGCCCGACGCGTAGCCGCCGTACTCGTCGACCTTCCGGCTGATGTCCTTGCCGCTCGGGAGGAAGTACTTCGCGATGGTGATCTTGGCGCTCGCCCCGTCGATCAGCGGGATCACATTCTGGACCGACGCCTTCCCATAGGAGTGGTTGCCGACGAGCGTGGCGAGCCGATAGTCGTGGAGCACGCCTGAGAAGATTTCGGCCGCGCTGGCCGAGTCTTCGTTGATCAGAACGGCGATCGGATAAACGTTTCGTCGCCGCAGGCCCCGCATGGTCTTGGCCACCTCTTCGTCGCCTTCGCGCCCTTTCATCTTCACGACGACCTTGTCTTCGACATAAAGCGAAAGCATGTCCACAGCCGTATCGAGCAACCCGCCGGGGTTGTCTCGAACGTCGATGATGAGGCCCTTGATGCCCTCGTGCTCAAGCCTGCCCAGGGCGCGC
Encoded here:
- a CDS encoding DinB family protein is translated as MVSEAVRTYLLHALEGAPAAIVRVLDAETDWDARPDTDRFTLREMAAHLADWEPIWMERITRIAAEENPFLASVDEGQLCAERNYSGLDPMDSLARYRSERSELIEVIRKMPDAVWHRPAHREFVGDVDFLQQVAMIAGHDGYHLKQALEFTSRASG
- a CDS encoding carbohydrate binding family 9 domain-containing protein is translated as MIRSARATFVLLASFAALMAGAAESKRPIAGVKLTSPPTIDGDLADAAWQSASKASGFTDLQNGNPVFDQTEAWIGYDDQFIYVAFRCNDSKPEGIVARETVRDSKYSGDRNQNPNREDNVQINFDPFLTFQDDDVSRFSVNAIGTRSASIAGGRAAKAEWKGDWDAAVKRDDRGWTCEIRIPWASLNYPSSARPVTMGINFQRFQDRTKTLSIWSNTTSQDFTNLEGLWTGVEPPQTGFRRTLSLLPYVLGGDIKGELSGKAGLDMRYTLTPQLTAVGSINPDFSTIQGAIQSIAFSHSERFVPDQRPFFTEGGGNFYAQTNINDIGAFFYSNRIKTFDVGAKLYGKLSAKDTLGVLNTYSYDGRNDLVARYTTAYNETDSGGGMLVHTNAGGIENTNLVIDQHFRKGKMFLEGVGAHSSGQGAGGGAQVVNAYYADKYFLSCIQYSGVSNNFLTPIGFVPFKGYHGMTAIEYWGSEWREGRFRSSNVTLVGLDWKQNDGAPFFKGHQGEYNLDTRDDWRFKLKWASFDFLGEKDNVFGFGVTKGVTNRFAKIGFQVDTGKLGSAKTTAFSPFFSLRVFKKLDVLYSGLIQNREGVDQQHILTVNYEISPIKSFGGRLVTHNGDTNAYLFFRRSGEKGTDFYLVLGDPNAKKTVSSIQIKMVFAYQS